A region from the Paenibacillus humicola genome encodes:
- the uvrC gene encoding excinuclease ABC subunit UvrC, which yields MEEVKSGRKSAAERIRSKLALLPDKPGCYLMKNGEGTIIYVGKAKVLKNRVRSYFIGSHAGKTQRLVSEIRDFEYIVTASNMEALILECNLIKQYHPRYNVLLKDDKSFPYIKITGERHPKLEVTRRIVKDKGKYFGPYPNAYAAQETKKLLDRLYPLRKCNTLPDKVCLYYHLGQCVAPCEFEVEQETYDTMVQEIVRFLNGGHDEVRKTLKARMETAAEALEFERAKEFRDQLNAIDAVMEKQKITINDAMDRDVFGYATEKGWMCVQIMYMRQGKLIERRATTFPYYGEAYDDFVTFVTQYYSDNPALPKEILLPAPLQEADEAPPVAGGDEDAGPAPGTAGDEVRSSMQSWLKVKIFMPQRGRKRDVVKMAADNAAVTLDEKFRLLERDEDRTLKASQGLAEAIGLPEVRRIEAFDNSNIQGASPVSAMVVFADGKPDKKEYRKYKVRTVQGPDDYETMREVIRRRYERVLKEGLQQPDLIIVDGGKGQISAALDVLENELGLNVPVCGLVKDNKHKTAQLMAGDTMEIIPLARDSQPFYLLQRIQDEVHRFAISFHREQRAKSMVASRLDAIPGIGEKRRKALLKHFGSLKKIKEASVEDFRPLSIGEKLAVQIIEALREEP from the coding sequence ATGGAAGAAGTAAAGTCCGGGCGAAAATCCGCAGCCGAACGGATTCGCAGCAAGCTGGCGCTGCTGCCGGATAAGCCGGGCTGCTATTTGATGAAAAACGGCGAAGGCACGATCATTTACGTCGGCAAGGCGAAGGTGCTGAAAAATCGCGTACGCTCGTATTTCATCGGCAGCCATGCGGGCAAAACGCAGCGGCTCGTATCGGAAATACGCGATTTCGAATATATCGTTACGGCCAGCAACATGGAAGCGCTCATCCTCGAGTGCAACCTGATCAAGCAGTACCACCCGCGCTACAACGTGCTGCTGAAGGACGACAAGTCGTTCCCTTACATTAAAATAACGGGCGAGCGTCATCCGAAGCTGGAGGTAACGCGCCGGATCGTTAAGGACAAGGGAAAATATTTCGGCCCTTATCCGAACGCCTACGCGGCGCAGGAGACGAAGAAGCTGCTGGACCGCCTGTATCCGCTGCGCAAATGCAACACGCTGCCCGATAAGGTGTGTCTCTATTATCATTTGGGCCAATGCGTCGCCCCGTGTGAATTCGAGGTCGAGCAGGAGACGTATGATACGATGGTTCAGGAAATCGTCCGCTTTCTGAACGGCGGACACGACGAGGTGCGCAAAACGCTGAAGGCACGTATGGAAACGGCGGCAGAGGCGCTTGAATTCGAGCGGGCGAAGGAATTCCGCGACCAGCTGAATGCGATCGACGCGGTGATGGAGAAGCAGAAAATAACGATCAACGACGCGATGGACCGCGACGTGTTCGGTTACGCGACGGAAAAAGGCTGGATGTGCGTCCAGATCATGTATATGCGTCAGGGGAAGCTGATCGAGCGAAGAGCGACGACCTTCCCTTATTACGGCGAAGCGTACGACGATTTCGTCACGTTCGTGACGCAGTATTACAGCGACAATCCGGCGCTGCCGAAGGAGATTCTGCTTCCTGCTCCGTTGCAGGAGGCGGACGAAGCTCCGCCTGTCGCGGGCGGCGATGAAGACGCGGGACCCGCCCCGGGAACGGCCGGCGATGAGGTTCGCTCGTCGATGCAAAGCTGGCTGAAGGTCAAGATTTTCATGCCGCAGCGGGGCCGGAAACGGGACGTGGTGAAAATGGCGGCGGACAACGCGGCGGTCACGCTCGACGAGAAGTTCCGTCTGCTCGAGCGGGACGAGGACCGGACGCTGAAGGCGTCCCAAGGCTTGGCCGAGGCGATCGGCCTGCCGGAGGTGCGGCGCATCGAAGCGTTCGACAACTCCAATATCCAAGGAGCGAGCCCGGTATCGGCGATGGTCGTGTTTGCGGACGGTAAACCGGACAAGAAGGAATACCGCAAATATAAAGTGCGCACGGTGCAGGGGCCGGACGATTACGAAACGATGCGCGAGGTGATCCGCCGCCGTTATGAGCGAGTGCTGAAGGAAGGGCTGCAGCAGCCGGACCTCATCATCGTGGACGGCGGCAAGGGGCAGATTTCCGCCGCGCTGGACGTGCTTGAGAACGAGCTCGGCCTGAACGTGCCGGTCTGCGGACTGGTCAAGGACAACAAGCACAAGACCGCGCAGCTGATGGCGGGCGATACGATGGAAATCATTCCGCTCGCGCGCGACAGTCAGCCGTTTTATTTGCTGCAGCGCATTCAGGACGAGGTGCACCGATTCGCGATCTCGTTTCACCGCGAGCAGCGCGCCAAATCGATGGTCGCCTCGCGGCTCGACGCCATCCCCGGCATCGGCGAGAAGCGGCGCAAGGCGCTGCTGAAGCATTTCGGCTCGCTTAAAAAAATTAAAGAGGCCTCCGTCGAAGACTTCCGGCCTCTGTCCATCGGCGAGAAGCTCGCCGTTCAAATTATCGAAGCGCTGCGCGAAGAGCCATAA
- a CDS encoding YuiB family protein produces MLQLIIATILFFVMMFGIGFILNMLLKTTWFPIYLYVIVLIPIFIWQTWDHSKTIIGNFTAFTIVDIVPAIGALIGAYISGSAIRALRRGGYKMF; encoded by the coding sequence ATGCTTCAGCTCATTATTGCGACGATTCTGTTTTTCGTCATGATGTTCGGGATCGGGTTTATATTGAACATGCTGCTGAAGACGACCTGGTTTCCCATTTATTTGTATGTCATCGTGTTGATTCCGATTTTCATCTGGCAGACGTGGGATCATTCGAAGACGATCATCGGCAATTTCACCGCATTCACCATTGTCGATATCGTGCCGGCGATCGGCGCTTTGATCGGCGCTTATATCAGCGGATCGGCCATTCGCGCGCTGCGGCGCGGCGGTTACAAAATGTTCTAA
- the dnaI gene encoding primosomal protein DnaI, whose translation MESLGELLQRWPGGSEAVRRADSLMKELLAEPLVQKLRGKHPELDEATVRLHLNRVYQYVKEYRNCSNCPGLGSCPNDFEGHYTLLSCDKTGGTVQLTDRKVPCKKLLARRSEEQIRSRVRSFYIDDRALSQGYSADEILTKDTERIGAVGRVLEYIDRTKEHGLGREGLYLAGSFGTGKTFLMCYMLYELAKSGYTGAIVYMPEFVEDLKSLMLEPGKLKETVDMMKETDLLIFDDIGAENLNPWVRDHVMGSILNYRMNRKPTFYTSNYDLDALERHFSFTSKDGDELHKGQRIMDRIRPYVETVYVSGYNKRGQR comes from the coding sequence ATGGAATCGCTTGGCGAACTGCTGCAGCGTTGGCCGGGCGGCAGCGAAGCGGTGCGCCGGGCCGACAGTCTGATGAAGGAGCTGCTGGCGGAGCCGCTTGTGCAGAAGCTGCGCGGCAAGCATCCGGAGCTGGACGAGGCGACCGTTCGGCTTCATTTGAACCGGGTATACCAATACGTGAAGGAGTACCGCAACTGCTCGAATTGCCCGGGACTTGGCAGCTGCCCGAACGATTTTGAAGGCCACTATACGCTGCTTTCATGCGATAAGACGGGCGGGACGGTCCAGCTGACCGACCGGAAGGTGCCGTGCAAGAAGCTCCTTGCGCGCCGGTCGGAAGAGCAGATCCGCAGCCGCGTCCGCAGCTTCTATATCGACGACCGGGCGCTGTCGCAGGGCTATTCGGCCGACGAGATTTTAACGAAGGATACGGAACGGATCGGAGCGGTCGGCAGGGTGCTGGAATATATCGACCGCACGAAGGAACACGGGCTGGGGCGGGAAGGACTGTATCTGGCCGGCAGCTTCGGCACGGGCAAGACGTTCCTGATGTGCTATATGCTTTATGAGCTGGCGAAATCCGGTTACACGGGCGCGATCGTTTATATGCCGGAGTTCGTCGAGGATTTGAAATCGCTGATGCTCGAGCCCGGCAAGCTGAAGGAAACGGTCGACATGATGAAGGAGACGGACCTGCTCATATTCGACGATATCGGAGCCGAGAACCTGAATCCGTGGGTTCGCGACCACGTGATGGGCTCGATTCTCAACTACCGGATGAACCGCAAGCCGACCTTCTATACGTCCAATTACGATTTGGACGCGCTGGAGCGGCATTTCAGCTTTACGAGCAAGGACGGGGACGAGCTTCACAAAGGGCAGCGGATTATGGACCGGATTCGCCCGTACGTCGAGACGGTTTACGTGTCGGGGTACAACAAACGCGGCCAGCGCTAA
- a CDS encoding DnaD domain protein, giving the protein MRIGNLHQFTEHHRYYVFRDFSLSAVDRKMLGIIYQPMIGAFAAALYELLFQQVADDRIGYSRLEPQRKLLLGLGLEMNEQGRQGLAEQASRLEAVGLLQVSRLGVPDHDDFIYEYELAKPLAPDEFFRTPHLTLLLRDKVGKYAVIALRESFYEKEADELAGTELMRENISVPFYELFRLNAQSVDRELEQALTEVAPSRQPAAARGSSETAGIRYADIIMRFPRNASNRRHVEGLRGDEERLAELNYIAYKYGLTVVDLCRLLDEDEAFNARGELMLDELQLRANELFRQGRKREGDRQRLLGRSGAADTEPEPADGGAAADDVPEEAAVQAEFYLDVPAQLADRCDIHQYNMLMRNEPHTRFITRFFPGAVPEWIMRVFEVVDLNYRLDGAVINVLIHYVLGINDAQRVTKTYIDAVASNMLVKRIDTFEKAVRYVREQVRLEADKERRSENGGAAGGAGSRGAAAGSGRGRRSAAKPPISIIQDAPGAAVSPEKLEELRKLARKLDGKS; this is encoded by the coding sequence ATGCGGATCGGAAACTTGCATCAATTTACGGAGCATCACCGGTATTACGTTTTTCGCGATTTTTCGCTGAGCGCGGTCGACCGGAAAATGCTCGGTATCATCTATCAGCCGATGATCGGCGCATTCGCCGCCGCGCTGTACGAGCTGCTGTTCCAGCAGGTGGCTGACGATAGGATCGGCTATTCCCGGCTTGAGCCGCAGCGGAAGCTTCTGCTCGGACTCGGGCTGGAGATGAACGAGCAGGGCCGCCAGGGGCTGGCCGAGCAGGCGTCGCGGCTGGAGGCGGTCGGACTGCTGCAGGTTTCGCGGCTCGGCGTCCCGGATCACGACGATTTCATATACGAATACGAGCTGGCAAAACCGCTGGCGCCCGACGAGTTTTTCCGGACGCCGCATTTGACGCTGCTGCTGCGCGACAAGGTGGGCAAATATGCGGTCATCGCGCTGCGCGAATCGTTCTACGAGAAGGAAGCGGACGAGTTGGCCGGCACGGAGCTGATGCGGGAAAACATTTCCGTGCCGTTCTATGAGCTGTTCCGGCTGAACGCGCAGTCGGTCGACCGGGAGCTCGAGCAGGCGCTCACCGAGGTGGCGCCGTCGCGTCAGCCGGCGGCAGCCAGAGGCTCGTCCGAAACGGCGGGTATCCGGTATGCCGACATCATCATGCGCTTTCCGCGCAATGCGTCGAACCGGCGGCATGTCGAGGGACTGCGAGGCGACGAGGAGCGGCTGGCCGAGCTGAACTACATCGCGTACAAATACGGGCTGACCGTGGTCGATCTGTGCCGGCTGCTGGACGAGGACGAAGCGTTTAACGCCCGCGGCGAGCTGATGCTGGACGAGCTTCAGCTTCGGGCGAACGAGCTTTTCCGCCAGGGACGGAAGCGGGAGGGGGACCGGCAGCGGCTTCTCGGCCGCAGCGGCGCCGCGGACACGGAGCCGGAACCGGCGGACGGCGGCGCCGCAGCGGACGATGTGCCCGAGGAAGCGGCGGTGCAGGCCGAATTTTACTTGGACGTTCCCGCGCAGCTCGCGGACCGATGCGACATTCACCAGTACAATATGCTGATGCGCAACGAACCGCATACGCGGTTTATTACCCGCTTTTTCCCGGGAGCGGTGCCGGAATGGATCATGCGCGTGTTTGAGGTGGTCGACCTCAATTACCGGCTGGACGGCGCGGTTATTAATGTCCTTATTCATTACGTACTCGGCATTAACGACGCCCAGCGGGTGACGAAAACCTACATAGACGCCGTCGCGTCCAATATGCTCGTGAAACGGATCGATACGTTTGAGAAGGCGGTCCGTTACGTCCGGGAGCAGGTCAGGCTCGAGGCGGACAAGGAGCGGCGGAGCGAGAACGGCGGAGCAGCCGGCGGCGCAGGCAGCCGCGGCGCCGCAGCGGGGAGCGGCAGAGGGCGCAGAAGCGCGGCGAAGCCGCCGATCTCCATTATCCAGGACGCGCCGGGCGCGGCGGTGTCGCCGGAGAAGCTGGAGGAGCTGCGGAAGCTGGCGCGCAAACTGGACGGTAAATCTTAG
- a CDS encoding alpha/beta fold hydrolase: MPFFQIGDTAVHVHEQGDRGTPVLCVHPPCISSRLFTYVRTELADTRRVITFDARGHGHSEAGTARLTLPLLAEDMRRILDWSGAKQAYLCAYGPASLPALQALLAYPDRFCGGILISGAAAYTDIVSRSKLQAAYVSSLLKARELVALQAAWQEADNRTAFQALQEEAKQGSAVRWKEYVSACLDTSFARELGRIRQPMLVIYGTADMRGAMYARELHRALPDSELYGVLKAGRHLLMKEPARTAFVIRQWIDKQERPEVADTFEEREELLKQIAGQGVTAGLEEEGPGVRQP; this comes from the coding sequence TTGCCTTTTTTTCAAATCGGGGATACGGCCGTCCATGTTCATGAGCAGGGGGACCGCGGAACGCCGGTGCTGTGCGTTCATCCGCCATGCATCAGCAGCAGGCTGTTCACGTATGTGAGGACGGAGCTGGCGGATACCCGCCGCGTCATCACGTTCGATGCACGCGGCCACGGGCACAGTGAAGCGGGAACCGCGCGGCTCACACTGCCGCTGCTGGCTGAAGACATGCGGCGCATATTGGATTGGAGCGGAGCGAAGCAGGCGTATTTGTGCGCCTACGGCCCGGCATCGCTTCCGGCGCTTCAGGCGCTGCTGGCTTATCCGGACCGTTTCTGCGGAGGGATTCTGATTTCCGGAGCGGCCGCTTATACGGATATCGTCAGCCGTTCGAAGCTGCAGGCCGCTTACGTTTCCAGCCTGCTGAAAGCGAGGGAGCTGGTTGCGCTGCAAGCGGCCTGGCAGGAAGCGGACAATCGGACGGCGTTCCAAGCGCTGCAAGAGGAAGCGAAACAGGGCAGCGCCGTCCGCTGGAAGGAATATGTGTCGGCTTGTCTCGACACTTCGTTCGCCCGCGAGCTCGGCCGGATCAGGCAGCCGATGCTGGTCATTTACGGGACGGCGGATATGCGCGGCGCCATGTACGCCCGTGAGCTGCACCGCGCACTGCCGGACAGCGAGCTGTACGGCGTGCTGAAGGCCGGCCGCCATCTGCTTATGAAGGAGCCGGCGCGGACGGCGTTCGTCATCCGGCAGTGGATCGACAAGCAGGAGCGTCCGGAGGTTGCGGATACGTTTGAAGAACGCGAGGAGCTGCTGAAGCAAATCGCCGGACAAGGCGTGACGGCCGGTCTCGAAGAGGAAGGGCCGGGCGTGCGTCAGCCCTGA
- a CDS encoding cation:proton antiporter gives METPTTDIIHHLLLLILLIVSSGMIAGFVSSRLKLPDVALFIVAGMLLGQGLHWINETSSSLTNQLILVAGSAIILFDGGRNIRLHGLRQVGWTVGLLSVPGVLITVAVVGTAIHLLFGIEWLYSLLAASVVASTDPASIIPVFRQVKIRERVRETVESESAFNDATGSIVTFALLGAATGKSALNAGHLIGDFLITALGGIVIGIAFGFLVVYLVGHFRLGILRDYTTIAMIGTAVAAYLIGDLLHVSGFMATFVAGLIWGNAGTFGLDLTDKDQEMTHFSDNITVIMRMLIFVLLGSQVDLRLLAGFWWQSLIAVAVLMLIARPLTVLASALPDAKSRWTLREMGFMCWVRETGVIPAALSGMLAGMGVNHADVIASVTFMAIMLTILLQASSTAWMARKLGMDLEMEK, from the coding sequence ATGGAAACGCCAACGACCGATATCATTCACCACCTGCTTTTACTGATCCTATTAATCGTAAGCTCCGGCATGATCGCCGGATTTGTCTCATCCCGTCTGAAGCTTCCGGATGTGGCGCTGTTTATCGTCGCCGGCATGCTGCTCGGACAAGGACTGCACTGGATCAACGAGACGAGCAGCTCGCTGACCAACCAGCTCATCCTCGTGGCCGGGTCGGCCATCATCCTGTTCGACGGCGGGCGCAATATCCGGCTGCACGGCTTGAGGCAGGTTGGGTGGACCGTAGGCCTTCTCAGCGTGCCGGGCGTGCTCATCACGGTCGCCGTCGTCGGAACCGCAATTCACCTGCTGTTCGGGATCGAATGGCTTTATTCGCTGCTGGCGGCTTCCGTCGTCGCCTCCACCGATCCGGCTTCCATCATTCCGGTGTTCCGGCAGGTCAAAATCCGCGAGCGCGTAAGGGAAACGGTCGAAAGCGAATCCGCCTTCAACGATGCGACGGGATCCATCGTCACGTTCGCGCTGCTCGGAGCGGCGACGGGCAAATCCGCGCTGAACGCCGGGCATTTGATCGGCGATTTTCTCATTACGGCCCTCGGAGGCATCGTCATCGGCATCGCGTTCGGTTTTCTCGTCGTGTACCTCGTCGGCCATTTTCGGCTCGGCATCCTGCGCGATTATACGACGATCGCGATGATCGGGACGGCGGTCGCCGCCTACCTGATCGGGGACCTTCTTCACGTGAGCGGTTTTATGGCGACCTTCGTCGCCGGCCTGATCTGGGGGAACGCCGGTACGTTCGGTCTCGATCTGACCGACAAAGACCAGGAAATGACCCATTTTTCCGACAATATCACCGTAATCATGCGGATGCTCATCTTCGTGCTGCTCGGAAGCCAGGTCGATTTACGCCTGCTGGCCGGCTTCTGGTGGCAGAGCCTGATCGCCGTAGCCGTGCTGATGCTGATCGCGCGCCCCCTGACGGTGCTGGCAAGCGCGCTGCCGGATGCGAAATCGCGGTGGACGCTGCGCGAAATGGGGTTCATGTGCTGGGTAAGGGAGACGGGCGTCATCCCGGCTGCGCTTTCCGGCATGCTTGCCGGCATGGGCGTAAACCATGCCGACGTCATCGCTTCGGTGACGTTCATGGCCATCATGCTGACGATTTTGCTGCAGGCCAGCTCGACCGCCTGGATGGCAAGAAAGCTCGGTATGGATTTGGAAATGGAAAAATAG
- a CDS encoding CPBP family intramembrane glutamic endopeptidase, with protein sequence MNDDQKQPRRNLFAWLGAAGIILFLLVQVLPSTSEAFFGNSSEKVIPKSAAERTAADFARRQFDQAPLKMETVYQSDSLFYGYLEKTKLTKAYDKKYDVKFPTDTYQVNADMPGGGTLFVYIHMEHGNIVGWNRVPDPQPAKAPGAGESRDAAVKFAVSQGFKANALSVKREDANNGTVWLNVNGYSAGDAKLTLQIRTERTADGRIRVAGYKPAFTVPQSYSSYVDAQERLAGKLSFIGSLLMSLVMFILAIIYAVLYRRNTSFVRGLVMAVLFLGMYTANNFNMKDALLASFGEDPDAALQAAVAVGFTCFLTAGMALAAYFSLVAGDGLWRSMGRSLWPRAAAPGYAGHVWSSMKLGYLFAFMLLGLQTIIFIVLMNATGAWSTTDVTQSPYNFAYPWLFPLLAWCAAISEEAVYRLFGIALLRKWFKNTFVAALIPTVIWALGHVTYPIFPSTTRLIELTIIGLILSGLMLRYGFMTVLFAHAVMDSVMMAVSLIFLGGAGNIVMGAVYAVLPAVIAWVIARFARWRYRTA encoded by the coding sequence ATGAATGACGATCAGAAGCAGCCGCGCCGGAACCTGTTCGCCTGGCTGGGCGCCGCCGGAATAATTCTCTTTTTGCTGGTGCAGGTCCTTCCGTCCACGTCCGAAGCTTTTTTCGGCAATTCGAGCGAAAAGGTCATTCCGAAAAGCGCCGCCGAACGCACCGCGGCCGATTTCGCCAGACGGCAGTTCGATCAGGCTCCGCTGAAGATGGAGACAGTTTACCAGTCGGACAGTCTGTTCTACGGCTACCTGGAGAAAACGAAGTTAACCAAAGCTTACGACAAAAAATACGACGTCAAATTTCCGACCGACACGTATCAGGTGAACGCAGACATGCCGGGTGGCGGCACGTTGTTCGTCTATATTCACATGGAGCACGGCAATATCGTCGGCTGGAACCGCGTTCCAGACCCGCAGCCGGCGAAGGCTCCCGGCGCGGGAGAAAGCCGCGACGCCGCCGTCAAATTCGCCGTCTCGCAGGGGTTCAAGGCGAATGCGTTATCGGTGAAGCGGGAGGATGCGAACAACGGCACCGTGTGGCTGAACGTAAACGGCTATTCGGCGGGGGATGCGAAGCTGACGCTGCAAATCCGCACCGAACGGACCGCGGACGGCCGAATCCGCGTCGCCGGGTATAAACCGGCGTTTACCGTGCCGCAGAGCTACTCGTCCTATGTCGACGCGCAAGAAAGGCTCGCCGGGAAGCTGTCTTTTATCGGCAGTCTGCTCATGTCGCTGGTCATGTTCATCCTCGCGATTATTTATGCCGTCCTGTACCGCAGGAACACGTCATTCGTGCGCGGACTCGTGATGGCCGTTTTGTTTCTCGGCATGTATACGGCGAACAACTTCAATATGAAGGATGCGCTGCTCGCCAGCTTCGGCGAAGATCCGGACGCCGCGCTTCAAGCGGCGGTGGCGGTCGGCTTCACCTGCTTTTTGACGGCCGGAATGGCGCTGGCGGCCTATTTCTCGCTTGTAGCCGGGGACGGCTTGTGGCGGTCGATGGGACGCAGCCTATGGCCGAGAGCGGCCGCGCCCGGGTACGCCGGACATGTATGGTCCAGCATGAAGCTCGGCTATTTGTTTGCGTTCATGCTGCTCGGCCTGCAGACGATCATTTTCATCGTCCTGATGAACGCGACCGGCGCCTGGTCGACGACCGACGTGACGCAGTCGCCGTACAATTTCGCCTATCCCTGGCTGTTCCCGCTGCTGGCGTGGTGCGCGGCCATATCCGAGGAGGCGGTTTACCGGCTGTTCGGCATCGCCCTGCTGCGCAAATGGTTCAAGAATACGTTTGTCGCCGCGCTCATTCCGACCGTCATCTGGGCGCTCGGGCACGTCACGTACCCGATATTCCCGTCGACGACCAGGCTGATCGAGCTCACAATTATCGGTCTCATACTGAGCGGATTAATGCTCCGCTACGGCTTTATGACGGTCCTGTTCGCTCACGCCGTCATGGACAGTGTCATGATGGCGGTGTCGCTCATTTTCCTCGGCGGGGCCGGCAATATCGTCATGGGCGCCGTTTATGCCGTACTGCCGGCTGTTATCGCTTGGGTCATCGCCCGCTTCGCCCGCTGGAGGTACCGTACCGCATGA
- the hemQ gene encoding hydrogen peroxide-dependent heme synthase — MSEAAQTLEGWYALHDFRSIDWNAWKRADEHVRRAASDELEALLKQYQAAEEAKTGSTAFYAIVGQKADFVFMHLRETLEELNELETAFNKTSFASFTVPAHSYVSVVELSNYMAAPGTDPMQNPDIVARLKPILPKWNHICFYPMNKRRQGGDNWYMLGMDERRAMMRSHGMIGRSYAGKIKQIITGSVGFDDWEWGVTLFAEDALQFKKLVYEMRFDEVSARFGDFGEFFVGNRLDEEKLHRMLSL, encoded by the coding sequence ATGAGTGAAGCGGCTCAAACGCTGGAGGGCTGGTACGCCCTGCACGATTTCCGCTCGATCGACTGGAACGCCTGGAAGCGCGCGGACGAGCATGTGCGCCGCGCCGCATCGGACGAGCTTGAGGCGCTGCTGAAGCAGTACCAAGCCGCCGAAGAAGCGAAAACCGGCAGCACCGCTTTTTACGCGATCGTCGGCCAAAAAGCCGATTTTGTCTTTATGCATTTGCGCGAGACGCTGGAAGAACTGAACGAACTCGAGACGGCTTTCAACAAGACGTCGTTCGCTTCGTTCACCGTCCCGGCCCACTCGTACGTCAGCGTCGTCGAGCTGAGCAATTACATGGCGGCGCCCGGAACGGACCCGATGCAAAATCCGGACATCGTCGCACGGCTGAAGCCGATTTTGCCGAAATGGAATCACATCTGCTTTTACCCGATGAACAAGCGCCGTCAAGGCGGCGACAACTGGTATATGCTCGGCATGGACGAGCGCCGCGCCATGATGCGGAGCCACGGCATGATCGGGCGCAGCTATGCCGGCAAAATCAAGCAGATCATTACCGGCTCAGTTGGCTTCGACGACTGGGAATGGGGCGTAACCCTGTTTGCCGAAGACGCGCTTCAGTTCAAGAAGCTCGTTTACGAAATGCGCTTCGATGAAGTGAGCGCCCGGTTCGGCGACTTCGGCGAGTTCTTCGTCGGCAACCGGCTGGACGAGGAGAAGCTGCACCGGATGCTCAGCCTCTGA
- a CDS encoding TrkH family potassium uptake protein: MKIKSILNVAKWSPPRILVTGFALIILLGGLLLSMPFASSAGVSTPFMDALFTATSATCVTGLVVVDTGSHYSIPGQIIIITLIQVGGLGFMTMSTLFALVLRKRISLKERLILQEAFNQTSMEGIVRLIRRVILYSLSIELAGAVLFSVRWAFDMPLGKAVYFGVWHAVSFFNNAGFDLFGQFGTPFVSLVGYVHDPIVNLVTMLLIILGGLGFIVIADLMDYRKNKRLSLHSKVVLSATGILIGVGAFVIFVFEFTNDATLGSLSWGGKIWASFFQSVSPRTAGANTIDISSMRQATQFFIVILMFIGASPGSTGGGIKTTTFTTLVGAVIAMIRGREDIVMFRYRLGRERIFKALTITMLSLALVIFVTMVLSTTEDKAFIRILFETTSAFGTVGLTTGITPDLSLVGKILISLTMFAGRLGPLTLAYALGPRTEKELYRYPEGKMTIG, encoded by the coding sequence ATGAAGATCAAATCGATATTGAACGTGGCAAAATGGTCCCCGCCCCGAATCTTGGTCACGGGCTTCGCCCTGATCATTCTGCTCGGCGGTCTGCTGCTGTCGATGCCGTTCGCGTCGAGCGCCGGCGTTTCGACTCCGTTTATGGATGCGCTTTTTACCGCCACTTCCGCTACCTGCGTGACGGGGCTCGTGGTCGTGGATACGGGCAGCCATTATTCGATCCCGGGTCAGATCATCATTATTACGCTCATTCAGGTCGGCGGACTCGGGTTCATGACCATGTCGACGCTTTTCGCTCTCGTACTGCGAAAACGAATCTCGCTTAAGGAGCGGTTAATCCTTCAGGAGGCGTTTAACCAGACAAGCATGGAAGGGATCGTGCGGCTGATCCGCAGGGTAATCCTGTATTCCCTCAGCATCGAGCTGGCCGGGGCCGTTCTCTTTTCGGTCCGCTGGGCGTTCGACATGCCGCTTGGAAAAGCGGTCTATTTCGGCGTCTGGCATGCGGTCTCCTTTTTTAATAATGCCGGCTTCGACCTGTTCGGCCAATTCGGCACGCCATTCGTCAGCCTGGTCGGTTACGTCCACGACCCGATCGTCAATCTCGTCACGATGCTGCTGATCATCCTGGGCGGACTCGGCTTCATCGTCATCGCCGATTTGATGGACTATCGCAAAAACAAACGGCTTTCGCTTCACTCCAAGGTCGTGCTGTCCGCGACCGGCATTCTGATCGGCGTCGGCGCATTCGTGATTTTCGTGTTTGAGTTTACGAACGACGCCACGCTCGGATCGTTGAGCTGGGGCGGCAAAATATGGGCTTCGTTTTTCCAGTCCGTCTCCCCGCGTACGGCGGGCGCCAATACGATCGATATCAGCTCGATGCGGCAGGCGACGCAGTTTTTTATCGTCATCCTGATGTTTATCGGTGCTTCCCCCGGGTCGACCGGCGGCGGCATCAAAACGACCACGTTCACGACGCTGGTCGGCGCCGTCATCGCCATGATCCGCGGCCGCGAGGATATCGTGATGTTCCGCTACCGGCTGGGGCGCGAGCGGATTTTCAAGGCGCTGACGATCACGATGCTGTCGCTGGCGCTCGTCATCTTCGTCACGATGGTGCTGTCGACGACGGAGGATAAGGCGTTTATCCGCATTTTATTTGAGACGACCTCGGCTTTCGGCACCGTCGGGCTGACGACCGGCATCACGCCGGACCTGTCGCTGGTCGGCAAAATTTTGATCAGCCTCACCATGTTTGCCGGACGGCTCGGCCCGCTGACGCTCGCATACGCGCTCGGTCCGCGCACGGAGAAAGAACTGTACCGCTACCCCGAGGGCAAAATGACCATCGGATAG
- a CDS encoding YqzM family protein encodes MENVRDPREHVNEEPRDDFGDVFMGFSVFFGFLFVVFAIAVIIKFAIS; translated from the coding sequence ATGGAAAATGTTAGAGACCCTCGTGAACACGTAAACGAAGAACCGCGAGACGATTTTGGCGACGTATTTATGGGCTTCAGCGTCTTTTTCGGCTTTCTGTTCGTTGTGTTCGCCATCGCGGTGATCATTAAGTTCGCGATCTCGTAA